In Malus sylvestris chromosome 16, drMalSylv7.2, whole genome shotgun sequence, the following are encoded in one genomic region:
- the LOC126607177 gene encoding universal stress protein PHOS32-like, with amino-acid sequence MAEGVNKKPLMLVAVDDSDHSFYALEWTLDHLFAQGTNHPFKLVIVHARASPSSALGVAGFGSGEFITSLESDMKKISSKTVQKAKDFCTSKKVENVEVEVMEGDPRNVMCDAVDKHHASLLVLGSHGYGIVKRAVLGSVSDYCAHHAKCSVMIVKKPAKH; translated from the exons ATGGCGGAAGGTGTTAACAAGAAGCCGTTGATGCTAGTCGCAGTGGACGACAGCGATCATAGCTTCTACGCGTTGGAGTGGACTTTGGATCATTTATTTGCTCAGGGCACCAACCATCCTTTCAAGCTCGTCATTGTTCATGCTAGGGCTTCTCCCTCATCTGCACTCGGCGTCGCCGGATTCG GGTCTGGGGAGTTTATAACTTCCTTGGAGTCGGATATGAAGAAAATATCTAGTAAGACAGTGCAGAAGGCCAAGGACTTTTGCACCAGTAAAAAG GTGGAAAATGTGGAAGTGGAGGTAATGGAAGGTGATCCAAGAAATGTTATGTGCGACGCTGTGGATAAACATCATGCCTCCCTTTTGGTTCTTGGCAGTCATGGTTATGGAATCGTAAAGAG GGCGGTTCTGGGAAGTGTAAGCGACTATTGTGCCCATCACGCAAAGTGCTCCGTGATGATTGTGAAGAAACCCGCCAAGCATTAA